One part of the [Pantoea] beijingensis genome encodes these proteins:
- the tsaB gene encoding tRNA (adenosine(37)-N6)-threonylcarbamoyltransferase complex dimerization subunit type 1 TsaB gives MSTRILAIDTATEACSVALQSNENIDAYFELCPREHTQRILPMVQQLLSQNNINLQQLDALAFGRGPGSFTGLRIGIGIAQGLALGAGLPLIGVSTLATMAQGAWRLTGATRVLAAIDARMGEVYWAEYSRDEFGYWHGEASEAVLTPEAALARMALLEGEWATVGTGWQAWPVLSGQSQLSLQTTEVSLPAAEDMLPLAAMALASGHTVKVENAEPIYLRNEVTWKKLPGRE, from the coding sequence ATGTCCACGCGAATTTTAGCTATTGATACTGCAACAGAAGCCTGTTCTGTTGCGCTGCAATCAAATGAAAACATTGATGCTTATTTCGAGTTATGTCCGCGCGAGCATACGCAGCGTATCCTGCCGATGGTTCAGCAGTTACTTTCGCAGAATAATATTAACCTACAGCAGCTTGATGCTCTGGCATTCGGTCGTGGGCCTGGTAGCTTTACCGGCCTACGTATCGGTATCGGCATTGCCCAGGGACTGGCGCTGGGCGCTGGGCTGCCGCTAATTGGTGTTTCAACTCTGGCAACTATGGCGCAGGGGGCCTGGCGACTGACAGGCGCAACGCGAGTGTTGGCTGCGATCGATGCGCGAATGGGCGAAGTTTACTGGGCAGAATACTCACGTGATGAGTTTGGCTATTGGCACGGTGAGGCCAGTGAAGCAGTGCTGACTCCTGAAGCAGCATTGGCACGCATGGCGTTACTGGAAGGTGAGTGGGCAACCGTTGGTACTGGCTGGCAGGCATGGCCGGTATTATCCGGGCAGAGTCAGTTATCGCTTCAGACAACGGAGGTTTCCTTGCCTGCCGCAGAGGATATGCTACCGCTGGCGGCGATGGCACTGGCATCGGGGCATACGGTAAAGGTTGAAAACGCGGAGCCGATTTATCTGCGAAATGAAGTGACCTGGAAAAAGTTACCCGGTCGTGAATAG
- a CDS encoding Slp family lipoprotein has protein sequence MRKYLTGTVSALMLSTVLLSGCVSIPNAVKGSSPTPQQDLIRVMNAPQLYVGQESRFGGKVVNVTNLDGRTRLEIATQPLDESARPILGSASVGRIYADINGFVDPVDVNNQMVTVVGPIKGSEKGKIGQAVYNFVIVSVSGYQRWHLTQQVVSPPQPIDPWIWYGPRRGRHGGYWGPAPWGGYYNTGPVQVQTILTE, from the coding sequence ATGCGTAAATATTTAACCGGCACGGTCAGTGCACTCATGCTGTCTACAGTTCTACTTTCCGGCTGCGTTTCTATCCCTAATGCCGTTAAAGGGAGTTCGCCCACGCCGCAGCAGGATCTTATTCGGGTAATGAATGCTCCGCAGCTGTACGTTGGTCAGGAGTCACGTTTTGGCGGTAAAGTTGTCAATGTTACCAACCTTGATGGACGTACCCGTCTGGAAATTGCCACCCAGCCACTGGATGAAAGCGCACGTCCCATTCTCGGCTCGGCTTCCGTCGGGCGTATTTATGCCGATATCAACGGGTTTGTTGACCCGGTCGACGTGAATAACCAAATGGTAACGGTCGTTGGGCCCATTAAGGGGAGTGAAAAAGGTAAAATCGGCCAGGCGGTTTATAACTTTGTCATCGTTAGCGTCTCCGGCTATCAGCGCTGGCATTTGACGCAACAGGTCGTTTCACCACCTCAGCCAATCGATCCGTGGATTTGGTATGGCCCTCGGCGCGGTCGGCATGGCGGTTACTGGGGACCAGCGCCTTGGGGCGGATACTATAATACGGGCCCCGTACAGGTGCAGACTATCCTGACAGAATAG
- the fadD gene encoding long-chain-fatty-acid--CoA ligase FadD gives MKKVWLNRYPADVPAEIDAQRYTSLIDLFEQAAARYADRPAFINMGQVMTFRKLEERSRAFAAYLQEGLGLKKGDRVALMMPNLLQYPIAMFGVLRAGMIVVNVNPLYTPRELEHQLNDSGAAAIVIVSNFAHTLEKVVAKTQVKHVILTRLGDQLSPAKATLVNFVVKYIKRLVPKYHLPNAISFRSALQNGYRMQYVKPEMINDDLAFLQYTGGTTGVAKGAMLTHRNMQANLEQTKATYGSLLRDGKETVVTALPLYHIFALTVNCLLFIELGGCSLLITNPRDIPGLVKELAKNPFTVITGVNTLFNALLNDKDFQQLDFSTMRLAAGGGMAVQKAVAERWEKLTGCYLLEGYGLTECSPLVSVNPYDITCHNGSIGLPVPSTDIMLVDDEGNEVIGDEPGELCIKGPQVMVGYWQNPQATDEVLKNGWLHSGDIVTVDHEGFLRIVDRKKDMILVSGFNVYPNEIEDVLMQHPKVREAAAIGVPSDISGEVVKICVVKKEASLTVDELITHCRRHLTGYKVPRIVEFRDELPKSNVGKILRRDLRDEASRG, from the coding sequence TTGAAAAAAGTTTGGCTTAATCGCTACCCGGCCGACGTTCCGGCTGAAATTGATGCACAGCGCTATACATCGTTAATCGATCTGTTTGAGCAAGCGGCTGCACGTTACGCCGATCGCCCCGCTTTTATTAATATGGGACAGGTAATGACTTTTCGTAAGTTGGAAGAGCGCAGCCGCGCTTTTGCCGCTTATTTACAGGAAGGGTTAGGCTTGAAGAAAGGCGATCGTGTCGCACTGATGATGCCAAACCTGCTGCAGTATCCTATTGCGATGTTTGGCGTTTTGCGTGCTGGCATGATTGTCGTTAACGTGAATCCCCTTTATACCCCGCGTGAACTGGAACATCAGCTTAACGATAGCGGTGCCGCAGCGATCGTTATTGTCTCTAATTTTGCCCATACGCTGGAAAAAGTGGTGGCGAAAACCCAGGTGAAGCACGTCATTCTGACACGGCTGGGCGATCAACTTTCACCGGCTAAAGCGACATTGGTTAATTTCGTCGTTAAGTACATCAAGCGGCTAGTGCCAAAATATCATTTGCCGAACGCTATTTCTTTTCGTAGTGCGCTACAAAACGGTTACCGTATGCAATATGTTAAGCCTGAAATGATCAATGATGATTTGGCTTTCCTGCAATATACCGGCGGTACCACTGGCGTGGCGAAGGGCGCGATGCTGACTCACCGTAATATGCAGGCCAATCTCGAACAAACCAAAGCTACCTACGGGTCGTTACTGCGCGACGGGAAAGAGACGGTTGTGACCGCGCTGCCGCTATATCATATCTTCGCATTGACGGTAAATTGTCTCTTATTTATTGAACTTGGTGGATGCAGCCTGTTAATTACGAATCCGCGCGATATCCCCGGGCTGGTAAAAGAGCTGGCAAAAAATCCGTTTACCGTCATAACCGGGGTTAATACGTTGTTTAATGCCCTGTTAAACGATAAAGATTTTCAGCAGTTAGACTTTTCAACAATGCGTCTTGCTGCTGGCGGTGGAATGGCGGTACAGAAGGCGGTAGCGGAACGTTGGGAAAAACTGACGGGCTGTTATCTGCTTGAAGGCTATGGTTTGACCGAGTGCTCTCCGCTGGTGTCGGTTAACCCTTATGATATTACCTGCCATAATGGAAGTATTGGTCTGCCGGTACCGTCAACGGATATCATGCTGGTGGATGACGAGGGCAATGAAGTTATCGGCGATGAACCCGGCGAGTTATGTATTAAAGGTCCCCAGGTGATGGTGGGATACTGGCAAAATCCGCAGGCGACCGATGAAGTGTTAAAAAATGGATGGCTTCACAGCGGTGATATTGTTACCGTTGACCATGAAGGTTTTTTGCGTATTGTCGATCGAAAAAAGGATATGATTCTGGTCTCAGGTTTCAATGTCTATCCGAATGAGATTGAAGATGTGCTGATGCAGCATCCTAAAGTGCGGGAAGCGGCGGCGATTGGTGTACCCAGTGACATTTCCGGTGAAGTCGTGAAGATTTGTGTGGTGAAAAAAGAAGCATCACTGACCGTAGATGAGCTTATTACGCACTGTCGCCGGCACTTAACCGGCTATAAGGTGCCCCGAATTGTTGAGTTCCGCGATGAATTACCGAAGAGCAATGTCGGTAAAATTTTACGTCGGGACCTCAGAGATGAGGCAAGCAGGGGATAG
- the rnd gene encoding ribonuclease D: protein MNYTLITSNDALAEVCRAARQFSALALDTEFVRTRTYYPRLGLIQLYDGEKLSLIDPLSITEWTPFEDLLSDARVIKFLHAGSEDLEVFINEFGVMPQPMIDTQILAAFSGRPMSCGFATLVESFTGIALDKSESRTDWMARPLTERQCDYAAADVFYLLPIAHKLVAEAQDAGWMDAALSECELLCQRRSDILLPEDAWRDISNAWQLRPRQLAALQLMAAWRLDLAREKDMAVNFVVREENLWKVARFMPGSLGELDHLGLNGHEIRFHGKTLIGFVAQATAMAEDQLPMSLINIIDHPNYKQAFKALKALVVTTSEQSGLSQELLASRRQINQLLSWHWRIKPRERLPELLFGWRGVLMETGIKEVLALY, encoded by the coding sequence TTGAATTACACATTAATCACTTCTAATGACGCGCTGGCTGAAGTTTGTCGCGCCGCGCGCCAATTTTCGGCACTGGCGCTGGATACCGAGTTTGTTCGCACACGGACCTACTATCCCCGTTTAGGGCTTATTCAACTGTACGACGGTGAAAAGTTATCGCTCATCGATCCGCTCTCCATCACTGAATGGACACCTTTTGAAGACTTACTGAGTGATGCCCGGGTGATTAAATTCCTGCATGCAGGAAGTGAGGATCTTGAGGTTTTTATCAATGAGTTTGGCGTTATGCCACAGCCGATGATCGATACCCAGATTCTCGCTGCATTTAGTGGTCGTCCGATGTCCTGTGGTTTTGCGACTCTGGTGGAATCGTTTACGGGTATCGCACTGGATAAGAGCGAATCCCGCACAGACTGGATGGCGCGACCATTAACCGAAAGACAGTGTGACTATGCTGCTGCCGATGTGTTTTATCTGTTACCCATTGCTCACAAGCTGGTGGCTGAAGCGCAGGACGCAGGATGGATGGACGCCGCACTGAGTGAATGTGAGCTGCTGTGCCAGCGTCGTAGTGATATCCTGCTGCCGGAAGATGCCTGGCGCGACATCAGTAATGCGTGGCAGTTACGGCCTCGACAGCTGGCCGCTTTGCAATTGATGGCAGCATGGCGGCTGGATTTGGCACGCGAGAAGGACATGGCGGTCAATTTTGTGGTGCGTGAAGAGAATCTGTGGAAAGTAGCACGCTTCATGCCAGGTTCTCTGGGGGAGCTGGATCACCTCGGCTTAAATGGCCACGAGATTCGCTTTCATGGTAAAACGCTAATAGGCTTTGTTGCTCAGGCAACGGCTATGGCGGAAGATCAACTGCCCATGTCGCTGATCAATATCATTGATCATCCGAATTATAAACAGGCATTTAAGGCATTAAAGGCACTGGTTGTGACCACCAGCGAGCAGTCCGGATTAAGTCAGGAACTGTTGGCTTCACGGCGTCAAATTAATCAATTACTAAGCTGGCATTGGCGGATCAAGCCGCGCGAAAGGTTGCCTGAGCTCTTATTTGGCTGGCGTGGGGTATTGATGGAAACGGGTATTAAAGAGGTGCTGGCGCTTTATTAA
- the minE gene encoding cell division topological specificity factor MinE: MALLDFFLSRKKSTANIAKERLQIIVAERRRGDSEPHYLPQLKKDLLEVICKYVKIDPEMLSVKLDQKDDDISILELNVTLPEAEEAPK; encoded by the coding sequence ATGGCCTTACTTGATTTCTTTTTATCCCGTAAAAAGAGCACAGCAAACATAGCCAAGGAACGGCTGCAAATCATCGTAGCTGAACGTAGACGGGGCGATAGTGAGCCCCATTACCTTCCACAATTGAAGAAGGATCTTCTGGAAGTAATCTGTAAATACGTAAAAATTGATCCTGAAATGCTCAGTGTTAAGCTGGATCAAAAGGATGATGATATTTCCATTCTGGAACTCAACGTCACATTGCCTGAGGCAGAAGAAGCGCCAAAATGA
- the minD gene encoding septum site-determining protein MinD: protein MARIIVVTSGKGGVGKTTSSAAIATGLAQKGKKTVVIDFDIGLRNLDLIMGCERRVVYDFVNVIQGDATLNQALIKDKRTENLFILPASQTRDKDALTREGVEKVLNDLSAMDFEFVVCDSPAGIETGALMALYFADEAIITTNPEVSSVRDSDRILGIIASKSRRAENGQEPIKEHLLLTRYNPGRVSRGDMLSMEDVLEILRIPLAGVIPEDQSVLRASNQGEPVILDSESDAGKAYADTVDRILGEERPFRFIEEEKKGFLKRLFGG, encoded by the coding sequence ATGGCACGCATTATTGTAGTTACATCGGGTAAAGGGGGCGTTGGTAAGACCACGTCAAGCGCGGCCATCGCTACCGGTCTGGCGCAAAAAGGTAAAAAGACCGTCGTTATCGATTTTGATATCGGCCTACGTAATCTGGATTTGATTATGGGTTGTGAGCGACGCGTCGTGTATGACTTTGTTAACGTGATTCAGGGTGATGCCACACTGAATCAGGCGTTGATTAAAGATAAACGCACTGAAAACCTTTTCATTCTTCCTGCTTCTCAAACCCGTGATAAAGACGCCCTGACCCGTGAAGGCGTGGAGAAAGTCCTGAACGATCTGTCAGCGATGGATTTTGAATTTGTGGTTTGTGATTCGCCGGCAGGTATTGAAACCGGTGCGCTAATGGCGCTCTACTTCGCCGACGAAGCGATCATTACCACCAACCCGGAAGTCTCCTCGGTGCGCGATTCTGACCGTATTTTAGGTATTATTGCTTCAAAATCACGCCGGGCGGAAAACGGACAGGAGCCGATTAAAGAGCATCTCCTGCTGACTCGTTATAACCCGGGCCGCGTAAGTCGCGGCGACATGCTGAGCATGGAAGATGTTCTGGAAATTCTGCGCATTCCGCTGGCTGGCGTGATTCCGGAAGACCAATCCGTACTGCGCGCGTCAAACCAAGGCGAGCCGGTTATCCTTGACAGCGAGTCAGATGCTGGCAAAGCCTATGCCGATACCGTAGATCGTATTCTCGGAGAAGAACGTCCCTTCCGCTTCATTGAAGAAGAGAAGAAGGGTTTCCTGAAACGCCTGTTCGGGGGATAA
- the minC gene encoding septum site-determining protein MinC: protein MSQTPIELKGSSFTLSVVHLHHSQPEIVRQAIQDKIDQAPAFLKNAPVVLNVATLSGDVNWKQMQTAIASTGLHIVGVSGCKDDALKSMIARAGLPILSEGKELKQKPEAAPVIQAELPVEQVVAKTRVVNTPVRSGQQIYARNADLIVTNSVSAGAELVADGNIHIYGMMRGKALAGASGDQGCQIFCSSLSAELVSIAGEYWIMDQIPTEFFGKASRLCLKDGALTIQTLN from the coding sequence ATGTCGCAAACGCCAATCGAGTTAAAAGGCAGCAGTTTTACTCTGTCTGTTGTTCATTTACACCATTCTCAACCTGAGATAGTGCGCCAGGCGATTCAGGACAAAATTGATCAGGCTCCGGCCTTCCTGAAAAATGCTCCGGTCGTACTTAATGTGGCGACACTCTCGGGGGATGTGAACTGGAAGCAGATGCAGACGGCGATTGCTTCAACGGGGTTGCATATCGTTGGCGTCAGCGGTTGTAAAGACGATGCGCTCAAAAGCATGATTGCGCGTGCCGGTTTGCCCATTTTGTCTGAAGGTAAAGAGCTGAAGCAAAAACCTGAGGCAGCGCCAGTTATTCAGGCTGAGTTACCAGTTGAACAGGTGGTGGCAAAAACCCGGGTGGTAAACACGCCGGTGCGCTCCGGGCAGCAGATTTATGCACGTAATGCCGATCTTATTGTCACCAATAGCGTCAGTGCAGGCGCGGAGTTAGTGGCTGATGGTAATATTCATATCTACGGCATGATGCGGGGTAAAGCACTTGCAGGCGCCAGCGGTGATCAAGGATGCCAGATTTTTTGTAGCAGCTTATCAGCGGAATTGGTTTCTATTGCCGGCGAATACTGGATTATGGATCAGATCCCGACTGAATTTTTTGGAAAAGCGTCGCGTCTTTGCTTAAAAGACGGCGCGTTGACTATACAAACATTGAATTAA
- a CDS encoding YcgL domain-containing protein, giving the protein MFCVIYRSPQRDQTYLYVEKKDDFSRVPPELLKGFGKPQLAMLLPLDGSKKLVNADIEKVRLSLQEQGYYLQLPPPVESLLKMHLENTPQG; this is encoded by the coding sequence ATGTTTTGTGTGATCTACAGAAGCCCGCAGCGTGACCAGACTTACCTTTATGTCGAAAAAAAGGACGATTTTTCGCGTGTGCCACCGGAACTGTTAAAAGGTTTTGGTAAACCACAGCTTGCTATGCTGCTTCCTCTTGATGGCAGTAAAAAATTGGTCAATGCTGATATTGAAAAAGTGCGGCTGTCCTTGCAAGAACAAGGTTATTATTTACAGTTACCGCCGCCAGTAGAAAGCCTGCTTAAGATGCATCTGGAAAATACGCCGCAGGGCTAA